In one window of Catalinimonas alkaloidigena DNA:
- a CDS encoding ABC transporter ATP-binding protein, with amino-acid sequence MIKINNMSKVYTTEDVETTALNSVNIEIQKGEFVAIMGPSGCGKSTLLNILGLLDNPSSGEYWFLENEVAKFTERQRAKLRKGSIGFVFQSFNLIDELTVFENVELPLLYLKESTAERKRKTEAVLEKMNIMHRRNHFPQQLSGGQQQRVAIARAVVASPPLILADEPTGNLDSTNGEEVMKLLAELNDAGTTIAMVTHSPHDANYAHRIINLFDGKVVTENIREQFHI; translated from the coding sequence ATGATCAAGATCAACAACATGAGCAAGGTCTACACGACAGAAGACGTCGAAACCACCGCGCTCAACAGCGTCAACATCGAAATCCAGAAAGGCGAGTTCGTGGCCATCATGGGGCCCTCGGGTTGCGGAAAATCCACGCTGCTCAACATCCTGGGGCTACTCGACAACCCCAGCAGCGGCGAGTACTGGTTCCTCGAAAACGAAGTGGCCAAGTTTACCGAGCGGCAGCGGGCCAAGCTCCGCAAAGGGTCCATCGGGTTTGTGTTTCAGAGCTTTAACCTGATCGACGAACTGACGGTATTCGAAAACGTGGAGCTTCCCCTTCTCTACCTGAAAGAATCGACCGCCGAGCGCAAGCGCAAAACCGAAGCGGTGCTGGAGAAGATGAACATCATGCACCGCCGCAACCACTTCCCGCAACAACTCTCGGGTGGGCAGCAGCAGCGTGTCGCCATTGCTCGCGCCGTGGTAGCCAGCCCTCCGCTGATTCTGGCGGATGAACCGACCGGGAACCTCGATTCTACAAACGGCGAAGAGGTGATGAAACTCCTGGCCGAACTGAACGATGCCGGCACCACCATTGCGATGGTGACGCACTCGCCGCACGACGCCAACTACGCGCACCGCATCATTAACCTGTTCGACGGGAAGGTGGTGACGGAGAACATCCGCGAGCAGTTCCACATTTAA
- a CDS encoding efflux RND transporter periplasmic adaptor subunit, translated as MDRKIERKKWTTKKIAGIAAIALVVSFILYGFLFADKRSKLNVDREKITIATVREDNFQENIAVSGTVQPIRTVYMDAVEGGIIKKLHRESGAMVKPGDTILTLTNSNLELNVMNQRANLYEQLNNLRNTRLLLEQNSFNLRDQLAQIDYQIQLWKPQYERFQQLFDKKMISKREFEEVAEQYKYNVERKKIVYASYRQDSIARQLQNYQINQQEDRMQNSLEAVEHVLDNLIVRAPSQGQLAMPDLQIGQSITTGERLGQVDIIDNFKVRVRIDELYLPRINTGQQGTFSFAGDSYRLEITKIYPTIAEGRFEVDMEFIGDQPQGIKRGQTVRLRLALSNEKQAVLLPIGGFYKDTGGNWVYVLNDDGNAEKRNIRLGQKNTENFEVLEGLQPGERVITSSYENFGDKEVLVLK; from the coding sequence ATGGATCGAAAAATTGAACGAAAGAAATGGACCACCAAGAAGATCGCGGGGATTGCGGCCATTGCCCTTGTGGTTTCGTTCATTTTGTACGGCTTCCTGTTCGCAGACAAGCGATCGAAGCTGAACGTCGACAGAGAGAAGATTACCATCGCCACCGTGCGTGAAGATAATTTCCAGGAAAACATCGCCGTAAGCGGTACGGTGCAGCCCATCCGTACGGTGTACATGGACGCCGTAGAAGGGGGCATCATCAAAAAGCTCCACCGCGAATCGGGGGCCATGGTGAAGCCCGGCGACACGATCCTGACGCTTACCAACTCGAACCTGGAGTTGAACGTGATGAACCAGCGTGCCAACCTCTACGAGCAACTGAACAACCTGCGCAACACCCGCCTGCTGCTGGAACAGAACTCGTTCAACCTGCGCGACCAGCTCGCTCAGATCGACTACCAGATTCAGCTCTGGAAACCTCAGTACGAGCGCTTCCAGCAGTTGTTCGACAAGAAGATGATCTCGAAGCGCGAGTTTGAAGAGGTAGCCGAACAGTACAAATACAACGTAGAGCGCAAAAAGATCGTCTACGCTTCGTACCGGCAGGATTCGATCGCACGGCAATTGCAGAACTACCAGATCAACCAGCAGGAAGACCGCATGCAGAACAGCCTCGAAGCGGTAGAACACGTCCTCGACAACCTCATTGTGCGGGCGCCTTCGCAAGGACAACTGGCCATGCCCGACCTGCAAATCGGGCAGTCGATTACAACGGGCGAACGCCTCGGCCAGGTCGACATCATCGACAACTTTAAGGTCCGCGTCCGCATCGACGAACTGTACCTCCCGCGCATCAACACCGGCCAGCAAGGTACCTTCAGCTTCGCAGGAGACTCGTACCGGCTGGAAATCACCAAGATCTACCCCACCATTGCCGAGGGCCGCTTCGAAGTGGACATGGAGTTTATCGGCGATCAGCCGCAGGGCATCAAGCGCGGGCAGACCGTCCGGCTACGCCTAGCGCTGAGCAACGAAAAACAAGCGGTGCTTTTGCCCATCGGCGGCTTTTATAAAGACACAGGGGGCAACTGGGTGTACGTCCTGAACGACGACGGCAATGCCGAGAAACGTAACATCCGCCTTGGCCAGAAAAACACCGAAAACTTCGAGGTGCTGGAAGGGCTACAACCCGGCGAGCGCGTGATTACTTCGTCGTACGAAAACTTCGGCGACAAAGAAGTACTGGTTCTTAAATAA
- a CDS encoding sigma-54-dependent transcriptional regulator yields the protein MNNERIGNLLVVDDNEDVLQAARLFLKRHVASVDVESNPEAIPFLLNNRHYDVILLDMNFTRDVSSGKEGFYWLDRILEIDPSAVVILITAYGDVEMAVRAIKEGATDFVLKPWENDRLLATVLAAMKLRQSREEANTLRSQQKTLSADMDHKFQDIIGSSPAMQRVFDAIERVASTDANVLILGENGTGKELIARAIHRRSRRSEEVFVSVDLGAVAENLFESELFGHVKGAFTDAKEDRPGRFEIASSGTLFLDEIGNLSLPLQAKLLTAIQSREVTRVGSNKPRQVDIRLICATNMNLYEMIDEGDFRQDLVYRINTIEITLPPLRDRPEDIPLLAEHYLETFSKKYNKRFRGISQGAMKKMQKYNWPGNVRELQHALERAVIMSDEVSIQPEDLFLATGNNHEKAEKVNLDNYNLDDVEKQIINKVMKKHQGNISLAAKELGLTRASLYRRLEKHGL from the coding sequence ATGAACAACGAGAGAATTGGGAACCTCCTGGTCGTAGACGATAACGAAGACGTATTGCAGGCGGCGCGGCTGTTTCTGAAGCGCCACGTAGCCTCGGTCGACGTCGAGTCGAACCCCGAGGCCATTCCGTTCTTGCTGAACAACCGCCACTACGACGTCATTCTCCTAGACATGAACTTCACCCGCGACGTCAGCAGCGGGAAAGAAGGGTTCTACTGGCTCGACCGCATTCTGGAAATCGACCCATCAGCGGTCGTGATCCTGATTACCGCCTACGGCGACGTCGAGATGGCCGTACGCGCCATCAAGGAAGGCGCCACCGACTTTGTGCTGAAGCCCTGGGAAAACGACCGGCTGCTGGCCACGGTGCTGGCCGCCATGAAACTGCGCCAGTCGCGCGAAGAAGCCAACACGCTGCGTTCGCAGCAAAAGACGCTTTCGGCCGACATGGACCACAAGTTTCAGGACATCATCGGCAGTAGTCCGGCCATGCAGCGGGTGTTCGACGCCATCGAACGCGTGGCCTCTACCGACGCAAACGTGCTGATTCTGGGCGAAAACGGTACCGGTAAGGAGCTGATTGCCCGGGCCATCCACCGCCGGTCGCGTCGTTCCGAAGAGGTATTTGTGAGTGTGGACCTGGGCGCAGTGGCCGAAAACTTGTTCGAGTCCGAACTGTTCGGGCACGTAAAAGGCGCCTTTACCGATGCCAAAGAAGACCGCCCCGGTCGCTTCGAAATTGCGTCGAGCGGCACGCTGTTCCTGGACGAAATCGGCAACCTGTCGCTGCCGTTGCAGGCCAAGTTGCTGACGGCCATCCAGAGCCGGGAAGTGACGCGCGTCGGGTCCAACAAACCGCGCCAGGTCGACATTCGGCTGATCTGTGCAACCAACATGAACCTCTACGAGATGATCGACGAGGGCGATTTCCGGCAGGATTTGGTCTATCGGATCAACACCATCGAAATTACGCTGCCGCCCCTGCGCGACCGCCCCGAAGACATTCCCTTGCTGGCCGAGCATTACCTGGAAACCTTCAGCAAGAAGTACAACAAGCGGTTCCGGGGCATTAGTCAGGGCGCCATGAAAAAGATGCAGAAGTACAACTGGCCCGGTAACGTACGCGAACTGCAGCACGCCCTGGAACGGGCGGTGATCATGAGCGACGAGGTGTCCATCCAACCGGAGGATCTGTTCCTGGCCACCGGCAACAACCACGAAAAAGCCGAGAAGGTGAACCTGGACAACTACAACCTGGACGACGTGGAAAAGCAGATCATCAACAAAGTGATGAAGAAGCATCAGGGCAACATCAGCTTGGCGGCCAAAGAGCTGGGCCTTACCCGCGCGTCCCTCTACCGTCGCCTGGAAAAGCACGGCTTGTAA
- a CDS encoding sensor histidine kinase, whose protein sequence is MIVRNFRFVVFFRVLLIALTLAGMIWMIYFSDKYVTMFIIGLIILYQIYLLVQYVEQTNQKLTRFLESIKYSDFTGSFTRDSGLGSSFRELNNAFEEVINAFQKTRAEKEENLRYLHTVVQHVGIGLIAFDQSQKIELMNTAAKRLLGINHARFVKELSKASPELAALLPTIRANEHALIRLEQDNEKQLSIHATEFKMQGNHYRLVSVQNIQPELEQKELESWRNLTRVLRHEIMNSITPIASLSGTIKEMFDMDTRDMGEAVLMDKETMEDITDGLYTIQKRCNGLVHFVDAYRSFTTIPKPNFEQVSVRSLLARVVNLMKNDYRHTPMVIECQVQPDELEVHADPELIEMVLINLTKNAAEAMLQDSHPLIQLKAFPDAHNRIVVEVCDNGPGIVPEALDKIFIPFYTTKKTGSGIGLSWSRQIMNLHKGTLNVKSKPGQTVFTMRF, encoded by the coding sequence GTGATCGTCCGTAATTTTCGGTTCGTCGTTTTCTTCCGGGTTCTGCTCATTGCGCTGACACTTGCCGGAATGATCTGGATGATCTACTTCTCCGACAAGTACGTCACCATGTTCATCATCGGGTTGATCATCCTCTACCAGATCTACCTGTTGGTGCAGTATGTGGAACAGACCAACCAGAAGCTGACCCGCTTTCTGGAATCCATCAAGTACTCGGATTTTACGGGCAGCTTTACGCGCGACAGCGGGTTGGGTTCGTCGTTCCGCGAGCTGAACAACGCCTTCGAAGAGGTGATCAACGCCTTCCAGAAGACACGCGCCGAAAAAGAAGAGAACCTGCGCTACCTGCACACGGTGGTGCAACACGTCGGCATCGGCCTGATTGCCTTCGACCAGTCGCAGAAAATCGAACTGATGAATACGGCCGCCAAGCGATTGCTGGGCATTAACCACGCGCGGTTCGTCAAAGAACTCAGCAAAGCCAGCCCGGAGTTGGCCGCCCTGTTGCCTACCATTCGGGCCAACGAACACGCGCTGATCCGCCTGGAACAGGACAACGAAAAGCAGCTTTCCATCCACGCCACCGAGTTTAAGATGCAGGGCAACCATTACCGCCTGGTGTCGGTGCAGAACATCCAGCCGGAACTGGAACAGAAGGAGCTGGAGTCGTGGCGGAACCTGACGCGCGTGCTGCGGCACGAGATCATGAACTCGATTACACCCATTGCGTCGCTAAGCGGGACGATCAAGGAGATGTTCGACATGGACACGCGCGACATGGGCGAAGCGGTGCTGATGGACAAGGAGACGATGGAAGATATTACCGACGGACTCTACACGATCCAGAAGCGGTGCAACGGACTGGTCCACTTTGTGGATGCCTACCGGAGCTTCACGACCATTCCGAAACCCAACTTCGAACAGGTGTCGGTACGGTCCCTGCTGGCGCGGGTGGTCAATCTGATGAAAAACGACTACCGCCATACGCCGATGGTGATCGAATGCCAGGTGCAACCCGATGAGCTGGAGGTACACGCCGACCCGGAACTGATCGAAATGGTGTTGATCAACCTGACTAAAAATGCGGCAGAAGCCATGCTTCAGGATTCGCATCCGTTGATTCAACTCAAGGCGTTTCCGGATGCGCACAACCGTATTGTGGTCGAGGTCTGCGACAACGGACCGGGCATTGTGCCGGAAGCACTCGACAAGATTTTTATTCCTTTTTACACGACTAAGAAGACGGGTTCGGGCATTGGCTTGAGCTGGTCGCGGCAAATCATGAACCTGCACAAGGGCACCCTGAACGTGAAGTCCAAACCGGGACAGACCGTCTTTACCATGCGGTTTTAA
- a CDS encoding S41 family peptidase, giving the protein MRRFVFLLLCIASLTGCEQVLIPTDGDATPVENFEQLWHTVNEKYSFFGFKQVDWDSVYAVYRPQVKNDMNVVELFDVMADMLFTLRDGHVNLRSQFDVSRNFDWYLNAPPNFNYDIVERNYLRDDYRITGPFLNTAIDSVGYVYYGSFSSSVSEFHIDFIVNRFQNAKGLIFDVRNNGGGSLSNVRRIMSRFVKEKTLYAYWIYKSGPGRNEFSEPIPQYIEPEGDYRYEKPVVILTNRQCFSATNDFVLAMSALPNVTIVGDTTGGGGGLPYHGELPNGWTYRFSVTSTLTPEGENVEFGIPPDVRVDIRAADAQRGRDTMLDRAIDLLQ; this is encoded by the coding sequence ATGCGCCGATTTGTTTTCTTGCTCTTGTGCATCGCGAGCCTGACCGGTTGCGAACAGGTGCTGATTCCGACCGATGGCGATGCCACGCCCGTCGAGAATTTCGAACAACTATGGCACACCGTCAATGAGAAATACTCGTTCTTCGGTTTCAAGCAAGTCGATTGGGATTCGGTCTATGCCGTATACCGCCCGCAAGTCAAGAACGACATGAATGTGGTCGAGTTGTTCGATGTGATGGCCGACATGCTGTTCACGCTGCGCGACGGGCACGTCAACCTCCGTTCGCAGTTCGACGTTTCGCGCAACTTCGACTGGTACCTGAATGCACCGCCCAACTTCAACTACGACATCGTGGAGCGCAACTACCTGCGCGACGACTACCGCATTACGGGTCCTTTTCTCAACACCGCCATCGATTCGGTGGGGTACGTATATTATGGAAGCTTCAGCAGCTCGGTCAGCGAGTTCCACATCGACTTTATCGTCAACCGGTTTCAAAATGCCAAGGGGCTGATTTTCGACGTCCGGAACAACGGGGGCGGCAGCCTGTCGAACGTACGACGCATCATGAGCCGTTTTGTGAAAGAAAAGACGTTGTATGCATATTGGATCTACAAAAGCGGCCCCGGGCGGAATGAATTCTCGGAACCGATCCCGCAATACATCGAACCGGAGGGCGACTATCGCTACGAAAAACCGGTGGTGATCCTTACCAATCGCCAGTGCTTCAGCGCAACCAACGATTTTGTGCTGGCCATGTCGGCGTTACCCAACGTGACGATTGTTGGCGACACGACGGGCGGCGGCGGGGGCCTCCCCTACCACGGTGAATTGCCCAACGGCTGGACCTACCGCTTTTCGGTTACGTCTACGTTAACGCCCGAAGGCGAGAACGTAGAATTCGGTATCCCGCCCGACGTACGGGTAGACATCCGCGCAGCCGATGCTCAACGCGGACGTGACACCATGCTCGACCGGGCAATCGATTTGTTACAATAA
- a CDS encoding lipocalin family protein, protein MKTFGKLLFIGSLASLAALTSCDKKGDPAPDRAELLMGKKWSVTASTMTYTDGQETHTEDIYAEMEACEKDDLMEFKANSVLTHSEGTTKCDEEDEDSYDETWSLSADHSKLIIETDEETLVFDIQELNDSKLTIKTDYGTGSLVSTVSFVKK, encoded by the coding sequence ATGAAAACTTTTGGAAAGTTACTTTTTATCGGCTCTCTGGCCTCGTTGGCAGCGCTCACCTCTTGCGACAAGAAAGGCGATCCGGCACCCGACCGCGCGGAGCTGCTGATGGGAAAAAAGTGGAGCGTAACCGCTTCTACCATGACGTACACCGACGGACAGGAGACGCATACGGAAGATATCTACGCGGAAATGGAAGCGTGTGAAAAAGACGATCTGATGGAGTTTAAAGCCAATAGTGTGTTGACGCATTCAGAAGGTACTACCAAGTGCGACGAGGAAGACGAGGATTCGTACGATGAGACCTGGAGCCTAAGTGCGGACCACAGCAAACTCATTATCGAAACGGACGAAGAAACCCTCGTATTTGACATTCAGGAGTTAAACGATTCCAAGCTGACGATTAAAACCGATTACGGGACCGGCTCGTTGGTGTCGACAGTATCATTCGTGAAGAAATAA
- a CDS encoding lipocalin family protein, producing MKTISSRIVGLLYCLVCIACLSACAEKEEPAPDPEKMITGKKWRLTAATTDPSFPTANGGTSSNLYNILKDCFKDNYEEFREGGVYIYDEGTTRCNTGDAQTEQGNWIMNTEKTKITISSAGGNANTYDDVEVTETSLKYTFVTTLDNSGTIYTVSVTAAPVP from the coding sequence ATGAAAACGATATCATCTCGTATCGTCGGCCTCTTGTATTGCCTCGTGTGTATTGCCTGCCTTTCTGCCTGTGCGGAAAAAGAAGAGCCCGCCCCCGATCCCGAAAAAATGATCACCGGCAAAAAGTGGCGGTTGACTGCCGCGACTACCGATCCTTCATTTCCAACGGCCAACGGCGGCACTTCCTCGAACCTGTATAACATCTTGAAAGACTGTTTCAAAGATAATTACGAGGAGTTTCGCGAAGGTGGCGTGTACATCTACGACGAGGGCACCACGCGCTGCAACACCGGCGATGCGCAGACCGAACAGGGAAACTGGATTATGAATACCGAGAAAACGAAGATTACCATTTCGTCGGCTGGCGGCAATGCCAATACCTACGACGACGTGGAAGTGACCGAAACTTCGTTGAAGTATACCTTCGTCACAACCCTGGATAACTCCGGTACCATTTATACCGTCTCGGTCACGGCCGCCCCCGTGCCGTAA
- a CDS encoding bifunctional 3-deoxy-7-phosphoheptulonate synthase/chorismate mutase type II codes for MKTEIQSNPLLTWVGHERKPLIIAGPCSVESEEQLREVVLALKDQQVDMIRVGIWKPRTRPNSFEGLGETALPWVQSLKAETGMRFATEVATPEHIDLALKYGIDTFWIGARTTVNPFNVQALADALRGMDDIPVMIKNPVNPDLALWVGAIERIAGAGIKNLAAIHRGFSGLGKGRYRNAPVWQLPIELKRILPDLPLICDPSHIGGKRDLIQPLAQKALDLNYDGLMIETHPNPDEAWSDASQQVTPARLGEILAELRIRKPQNSEPEYVNHLEELRHQLDQLDHELVEVLAARKAVVEKIGQYKKDNNVVIFDVNRWDEVFKSRAEWAEQMNVNRRFVEEIFKLVHVESIRQQTNVAW; via the coding sequence GCTAATTATTGCAGGTCCTTGCAGTGTCGAATCTGAAGAGCAGCTCCGCGAAGTGGTCCTGGCTCTCAAAGACCAGCAAGTTGACATGATTCGGGTAGGCATCTGGAAGCCCCGCACCCGTCCTAACAGTTTCGAAGGCCTTGGCGAAACGGCCCTGCCCTGGGTTCAGTCTCTCAAAGCCGAAACCGGGATGCGTTTTGCGACCGAAGTGGCTACACCCGAGCACATCGACCTCGCCCTCAAGTATGGCATCGATACCTTCTGGATCGGAGCCCGTACCACCGTTAATCCCTTCAACGTGCAGGCCTTGGCCGACGCACTCCGGGGCATGGACGATATTCCGGTGATGATCAAAAACCCGGTTAACCCCGATTTGGCCCTGTGGGTAGGTGCCATCGAACGGATTGCCGGCGCCGGGATCAAGAACCTGGCCGCAATTCACCGTGGGTTCTCCGGCCTGGGCAAAGGCCGCTACCGCAACGCTCCTGTTTGGCAACTGCCGATCGAGCTGAAGCGCATCCTGCCAGATCTGCCGCTGATCTGTGACCCGAGCCACATTGGAGGCAAGCGGGACCTGATTCAGCCGCTGGCCCAGAAGGCTCTCGACCTGAACTACGACGGCCTGATGATCGAAACACATCCGAACCCCGATGAGGCGTGGAGCGATGCTTCCCAGCAGGTGACGCCCGCGCGCCTGGGCGAAATTCTGGCGGAACTGCGTATCCGCAAGCCCCAGAACAGCGAGCCCGAGTACGTTAACCATCTGGAAGAACTTCGCCACCAGCTCGATCAGCTCGACCACGAACTGGTCGAAGTGCTGGCTGCCCGGAAGGCCGTTGTGGAAAAGATCGGTCAATACAAGAAAGACAACAACGTGGTGATCTTCGACGTCAATCGTTGGGACGAAGTGTTCAAGAGCCGCGCCGAGTGGGCCGAGCAGATGAACGTGAACCGTCGCTTCGTAGAAGAGATCTTCAAACTGGTACACGTTGAGTCGATCCGCCAGCAGACCAACGTCGCCTGGTAA